The Bacteroidota bacterium genome includes a region encoding these proteins:
- a CDS encoding SAM-dependent DNA methyltransferase: MQNHNEISEFIWNIKEHIRDEYAEKDYEEVILPFTLLRRIDCVLEGTHEAVLKANEKFKDTASPEVLDQLLKKAAGQNFYNKSDFTLLGLTKDINNIGENFNSYLNGFSENIKDILLNFSGGPEKGLSPIYETLLRKGLLLIVTKEFVSPKIDLHPDKVNNHAMGTIFEILIRKSKETSNEKAGQYFTPREIVRLMVNLVFANETEKLQKAGAGINIYDPCCGTGGMLTTAKDYLQETINKNLDVWVYGQEINEKTYAIAKSDLLIKGEDAENIKHGNTITKDRLIGKTFNYMLTNPPFGDDWKNMREFVENEAEEKGFSGRFGAGTPDVSDGSFLFLQHMISKMNPQGSTIGIVFNGSPLFNGDAGGGWSNIRGWIMDDPHDLLDCIVAMPKDLFYGTGIGSYVWILNNKKPASRKGKVQLINAIHPRFTKKIKALGKKQYEISESGISLITDIYKDYKNFNIKVVEDDPYKTDKKIERTVEISKIYDVTDFKYTKVTVERPLRLAYEITKEKIEALKEHPKFKEFTTTKKKDKAAAEADIAKGKAIQEKILKALNTLKGNPREMNDAKFFAVFEKTFGSQPGKPLLKMYRDTLGEKDEESEVVFADPFDVPKQKGRVCDWAEKPMQDTDLRDSESIKWKEDITEYFEREVLPFAPDAWMDREKDKIGYEIPFTKFFYEYKPLRDLKLIMADIEELEEQTEDLLAEIKEVAE, from the coding sequence ATGCAAAACCACAACGAAATATCCGAGTTCATTTGGAACATCAAAGAACATATCCGGGATGAGTATGCCGAAAAAGATTATGAAGAAGTCATCCTCCCCTTTACACTGTTAAGACGTATCGACTGCGTATTGGAAGGCACACACGAAGCGGTTTTAAAAGCCAATGAAAAATTCAAAGACACTGCTTCTCCCGAAGTGCTTGACCAGTTATTGAAAAAAGCAGCCGGACAAAACTTTTATAACAAGTCCGATTTTACTTTGCTAGGGCTTACAAAAGACATCAACAACATTGGCGAGAACTTTAATTCATACCTCAATGGTTTTAGTGAAAACATCAAAGACATTCTTTTAAACTTCAGCGGTGGTCCCGAAAAAGGCCTATCCCCTATTTACGAAACCCTATTACGTAAAGGCTTACTGCTTATTGTTACCAAAGAATTTGTTTCTCCCAAAATTGATTTACATCCCGATAAAGTGAACAACCATGCGATGGGAACCATCTTTGAAATTTTGATTCGCAAATCAAAAGAAACAAGCAACGAAAAAGCAGGGCAGTATTTTACCCCTCGAGAAATTGTGCGATTGATGGTGAACCTAGTGTTTGCCAATGAAACGGAAAAACTACAAAAAGCAGGTGCAGGTATAAATATTTACGACCCATGTTGCGGAACCGGTGGAATGTTAACCACCGCGAAAGATTATTTGCAGGAAACCATAAATAAAAACTTAGATGTTTGGGTTTATGGACAAGAAATAAACGAAAAAACTTATGCGATTGCCAAATCTGATTTGCTAATAAAAGGCGAAGATGCCGAAAACATTAAGCACGGCAATACCATTACTAAAGACCGCTTGATTGGCAAAACTTTTAACTACATGCTTACTAATCCGCCATTTGGTGACGATTGGAAAAACATGCGTGAGTTTGTAGAAAACGAAGCCGAAGAAAAAGGTTTTAGTGGACGCTTTGGTGCAGGCACTCCCGATGTAAGCGATGGTTCGTTTTTGTTTCTACAACACATGATTAGCAAAATGAACCCTCAAGGCAGCACTATTGGTATAGTGTTTAATGGTTCTCCGCTGTTTAATGGCGATGCAGGCGGTGGTTGGAGTAACATAAGAGGTTGGATAATGGACGACCCACACGATTTGTTGGATTGCATTGTAGCCATGCCAAAAGATTTGTTTTATGGCACAGGCATTGGATCTTACGTATGGATATTGAACAATAAAAAACCCGCCAGCCGCAAAGGCAAAGTGCAACTGATAAATGCCATACACCCTCGCTTTACAAAAAAAATAAAAGCATTAGGTAAAAAGCAATACGAAATAAGTGAAAGCGGCATTAGCCTTATAACCGATATTTATAAAGACTATAAAAATTTTAATATTAAAGTTGTCGAAGATGATCCTTACAAAACGGACAAAAAAATTGAACGCACTGTTGAAATAAGCAAGATTTACGATGTTACCGATTTTAAATACACCAAAGTAACTGTAGAACGACCATTGCGTTTGGCCTATGAAATTACTAAAGAAAAAATTGAAGCCTTAAAAGAACACCCTAAGTTTAAGGAATTTACCACAACCAAAAAGAAAGACAAAGCTGCTGCCGAAGCCGATATTGCCAAGGGCAAAGCCATACAAGAAAAAATACTAAAAGCATTAAATACGCTAAAGGGCAATCCAAGAGAAATGAACGATGCCAAATTTTTTGCTGTATTTGAAAAAACTTTTGGAAGCCAACCCGGCAAACCATTGCTAAAAATGTATAGAGATACTTTGGGAGAAAAGGACGAAGAATCCGAAGTGGTTTTTGCAGACCCATTTGATGTACCTAAGCAAAAAGGGCGTGTATGCGACTGGGCAGAAAAACCAATGCAAGACACCGATCTACGTGATAGCGAAAGCATAAAATGGAAAGAAGACATTACCGAATACTTTGAAAGGGAAGTATTGCCCTTTGCCCCCGATGCATGGATGGACAGAGAGAAGGATAAAATTGGCTACGAAATACCGTTTACCAAATTCTTTTACGAATACAAACCCCTGCGTGATTTGAAATTAATCATGGCGGATATTGAAGAACTGGAAGAACAAACAGAAGATTTATTGGCTGAAATAAAAGAAGTGGCCGAATGA